The Azospirillum baldaniorum genome window below encodes:
- a CDS encoding DUF2955 domain-containing protein, with product MFRDPTSLERRNHGLRLASAVALGLVFEILRGALVPPLAAVIALQLLALPGPRPTAKMVLGLFLVISGASLFAYGVSALTVNQMLPYALGVGLIYLWGFALAARQKTAAVGTMTLTMGIVVTTMAAVSTDLAAVLVVQLSLSVAFGIALVFLAHAAFPQQAPSAGAPAAEEGAPVGVTSRAMMATLIILPLHLVLVADGLAAMVVLLTVATMFRQVRIELAARYATSFAAGNLLGGLLAAAAVRVVSLHATIPVLTTTVVAASLLVAWWIERVPMFAHVLLPGFVAFTVLFGLAFMPASPSADVELLKRLAQIVAAGLYALGAVSLVMPIVPRSSAGGSVM from the coding sequence ATGTTTCGTGACCCGACCTCGCTGGAGCGGCGAAACCATGGCCTGCGGTTGGCCTCCGCCGTGGCGCTGGGGCTGGTGTTCGAGATCCTGCGCGGCGCGCTGGTGCCGCCGCTCGCCGCGGTGATTGCGCTGCAACTGCTTGCATTGCCCGGACCGCGGCCCACGGCGAAAATGGTTCTGGGGCTTTTCTTGGTCATCAGCGGCGCGTCGCTGTTCGCCTATGGCGTGTCGGCGCTCACAGTGAATCAAATGCTCCCCTATGCCTTGGGCGTCGGGCTGATCTACCTGTGGGGGTTCGCCCTGGCCGCGCGGCAGAAGACCGCGGCCGTGGGCACGATGACGCTGACCATGGGCATCGTGGTGACCACCATGGCGGCCGTCTCCACGGACCTCGCTGCGGTCCTCGTTGTCCAGCTGTCGCTCTCGGTGGCGTTCGGCATCGCCCTGGTGTTCCTCGCCCACGCCGCCTTCCCACAGCAGGCGCCGTCTGCCGGCGCACCGGCGGCGGAAGAGGGGGCGCCCGTTGGTGTCACTTCCCGGGCGATGATGGCGACCCTCATCATTCTGCCGTTGCATCTGGTGCTGGTGGCCGACGGTTTGGCCGCGATGGTGGTGCTGCTCACCGTGGCGACCATGTTCCGCCAAGTGCGGATCGAGCTGGCCGCGCGCTATGCGACGAGCTTCGCCGCCGGAAACCTGCTGGGCGGGTTGCTGGCCGCGGCGGCGGTTCGAGTGGTGAGCCTGCACGCGACCATTCCGGTGCTCACCACCACCGTCGTTGCGGCCTCGCTTCTCGTGGCGTGGTGGATCGAGCGGGTCCCGATGTTCGCTCACGTGCTGCTTCCTGGCTTCGTGGCGTTCACCGTGCTGTTCGGGTTGGCCTTCATGCCGGCGTCGCCGTCGGCCGATGTGGAGCTTCTGAAGCGGCTGGCTCAAATTGTGGCCGCCGGGCTGTACGCGCTGGGGGCAGTCAGCCTCGTCATGCCGATTGTGCCGCGGTCATCCGCAGGCGGTTCTGTGATGTGA
- a CDS encoding MGH1-like glycoside hydrolase domain-containing protein, whose amino-acid sequence MKGKRMGNTVRGDAVPPRGNGTSGSTAEHERLRECQEHGAGWKKWGPYLSERQWGTVREDYSESGDAWNYFPHDHARSRAYRWGEDGLAGICDDRQILCFALALWNGQDPILKERLFGLTNNEGNHGEDVKEYYFYLDSTPTHSYMKYLYKYPQGAYPYDDLVHTNRRRTKQDPEYELLDTGVFDQDRYFDVFIEYAKASADDLLIRITVSNRGPEPATLHVLPTLWFRNTWSWRDGAKRPVLRQAAPGVIAASHPDLGGRFLSCDGAAALLFTENETNTERLFDTPNRIPYVKDGIGNYVVHGREDAVNPEHSGTKVSAHYPITVGAGQSVALRLRLHDGETADPFGNDFDVVMEARRREADEFYATVVPPSLDADAANVMRQALAGMLWSKQFYYYDVDRWLEERGSDRLSPQRHAPRNEHWHHMENAHILSMPDKWEYPWYAAWDLAFHVLALTMVDENFGKQQLDLMLRHRYQHPSGQIPAYEWNFGDVNPPVHAWATIFTFRLEAARRGQGDVEWLERSFHKLLLNFTWWVNRKDRTGSNVFEGGFLGLDNIGVFDRSAPLPTGGYLEQADGTAWMALFCQNMLEIAAELAMSRPAYADMALKFFEHFLWIATSMLRAGGGTGMWDEADGFFYDVLRLPDGRTERLKVRSMVGLLPLCAVTVFDGEMLEKYPEIRQNARRFLEARPELRAFIHDPVTCGQGGRRLAAILDESKLRRVLAAMLDEKEFLSPYGIRALSRHHAEHPYVFRVGTQEYRVSYLPAESDSGMFGGNSNWRGPIWMPVNGLIIRALLQYYLYYGDAFTIECPTGSGRHMTLYQVAEELARRLTSIFIRDANDRRPVYGGTRKFQEDPHWRDNLLFYEYFHGDNGAGIGASHQTGWTGIIARIMHLFATATAEQMLELGKKAATLEAEP is encoded by the coding sequence ATGAAGGGCAAAAGGATGGGAAATACGGTTCGAGGCGACGCGGTACCGCCGCGTGGCAACGGCACTTCCGGGTCGACCGCGGAGCATGAGCGACTGCGGGAATGCCAGGAGCATGGTGCCGGATGGAAGAAATGGGGGCCATATCTGAGCGAGCGGCAGTGGGGCACAGTCCGCGAGGATTACAGTGAAAGCGGCGATGCCTGGAACTACTTCCCGCATGATCATGCACGCTCGCGTGCCTACAGATGGGGCGAGGACGGTCTCGCCGGCATTTGCGACGACCGTCAAATTCTGTGCTTCGCGTTGGCCTTGTGGAACGGCCAGGACCCGATTCTCAAGGAACGGCTGTTCGGGCTGACGAACAACGAGGGAAATCATGGCGAGGACGTCAAGGAATACTACTTCTACCTCGACTCTACACCAACCCACTCCTACATGAAGTATCTCTACAAATATCCGCAGGGCGCATATCCCTACGACGATCTTGTTCATACCAATCGCAGGCGAACCAAGCAGGATCCCGAGTACGAACTGCTCGACACGGGCGTGTTCGACCAGGATCGCTATTTCGACGTCTTTATCGAGTACGCCAAGGCATCTGCAGACGATCTCCTCATCCGGATCACAGTCAGCAACCGCGGACCCGAGCCGGCAACGCTGCATGTGCTGCCGACGCTCTGGTTCCGGAACACCTGGTCATGGAGGGATGGCGCGAAGCGGCCAGTGCTTCGTCAGGCCGCCCCCGGCGTGATCGCAGCGTCCCACCCGGATCTCGGCGGGCGCTTCCTGTCATGCGACGGCGCTGCAGCGCTGCTCTTTACCGAAAATGAAACCAACACGGAGCGGCTCTTCGACACGCCGAACCGGATACCATACGTGAAGGACGGAATCGGGAACTACGTCGTTCATGGCCGAGAGGACGCGGTGAATCCGGAGCACAGCGGAACGAAAGTGTCGGCCCACTATCCGATCACGGTTGGGGCTGGGCAATCGGTGGCGCTGCGCTTGCGGCTTCACGATGGAGAGACAGCCGATCCATTCGGCAACGATTTCGATGTGGTGATGGAAGCCCGGCGAAGGGAGGCGGATGAGTTCTACGCCACGGTGGTCCCGCCGTCGCTCGACGCGGATGCCGCCAACGTGATGCGGCAGGCGCTGGCCGGCATGCTGTGGTCGAAGCAGTTCTACTACTACGATGTCGATCGCTGGCTTGAGGAGCGCGGCAGCGATCGGTTGAGCCCGCAACGCCATGCGCCCCGCAACGAACACTGGCACCACATGGAGAACGCCCACATCCTGTCGATGCCGGACAAATGGGAATATCCTTGGTACGCGGCCTGGGACCTGGCCTTCCACGTCCTTGCGCTGACGATGGTGGATGAGAATTTCGGCAAGCAACAACTCGACCTCATGCTCAGGCATCGGTACCAGCATCCGAGTGGGCAAATTCCCGCCTACGAATGGAACTTCGGCGATGTCAACCCGCCGGTCCATGCTTGGGCGACCATTTTCACCTTCCGCCTGGAAGCGGCCCGGCGCGGCCAGGGCGATGTCGAGTGGCTGGAACGCAGCTTCCACAAGCTGTTGCTCAATTTCACTTGGTGGGTGAACCGCAAGGATCGCACCGGCAGCAATGTGTTCGAAGGCGGATTTCTCGGTCTGGACAATATCGGCGTTTTCGACCGCAGCGCTCCGTTGCCGACCGGGGGCTACCTCGAACAGGCTGACGGTACAGCATGGATGGCGCTGTTCTGCCAGAATATGCTCGAAATTGCCGCCGAACTTGCGATGTCCCGTCCGGCGTATGCGGACATGGCGCTCAAATTCTTCGAGCATTTCCTGTGGATTGCGACATCGATGCTGCGCGCCGGCGGCGGCACCGGCATGTGGGACGAGGCGGACGGGTTCTTCTACGATGTGCTGCGGCTGCCCGACGGGCGGACCGAGCGACTGAAGGTCCGCTCCATGGTGGGGCTGCTTCCTCTCTGTGCCGTCACGGTCTTCGATGGCGAGATGTTGGAGAAATACCCGGAGATCCGGCAAAACGCCCGCCGGTTCCTCGAGGCGCGGCCCGAGCTGAGGGCCTTCATCCACGATCCGGTCACGTGCGGTCAGGGCGGCCGGAGGCTCGCGGCGATCCTCGACGAAAGCAAGCTTCGCCGCGTCCTGGCAGCGATGCTCGATGAGAAGGAGTTCCTGAGCCCTTATGGCATCCGGGCACTCTCCCGGCATCATGCGGAGCATCCCTATGTTTTCCGCGTCGGCACCCAGGAGTATCGGGTATCTTACCTGCCAGCGGAATCCGACAGCGGGATGTTCGGCGGCAATTCCAATTGGCGTGGCCCGATCTGGATGCCTGTGAATGGGCTGATCATCCGCGCACTGCTGCAATATTATCTATACTACGGCGATGCTTTCACCATCGAATGTCCCACCGGTTCCGGGCGGCACATGACGCTGTATCAGGTCGCCGAGGAACTTGCACGCCGCCTGACCAGCATCTTTATCCGCGACGCGAATGACCGACGGCCGGTCTACGGAGGGACCCGAAAATTCCAAGAGGACCCACACTGGCGCGACAACCTCCTGTTCTATGAGTACTTCCACGGTGACAATGGTGCCGGAATCGGCGCCAGTCATCAGACCGGTTGGACCGGCATCATCGCACGCATCATGCACCTGTTCGCAACCGCCACCGCGGAGCAGATGCTCGAACTCGGGAAGAAGGCCGCCACCCTGGAGGCAGAACCGTGA
- a CDS encoding AI-2E family transporter, whose protein sequence is MDLNPPRSDHAPAHSTVLYVALQLALTALLVYACGRIILPIAGILLWSVILAVLLYPLHLRLAVRLGNFWSALLIGLVGVAVTLVPLIMVATSVGSTVYTLFSNLQNNSLTVPPPPPRLADVPLVGQKLTEIWTLIATNLPVALANYGQMLRGPAAWLVSSTGGLAASVFSFILSFAIAAVIAAYGKGAAAFAQRLVRTVIGSETQGGRLVALTAATIRGVALGVVGVAMIQSLLIGVAFFAMGIPAAGLLTLATLFLGIVQVPATLVTLPVVAYVLATEAATPAIIFTVWTLAAGLSDNVLKPLMLGRGLDVPMPVILIGVIGGMLADGLLGLFMGPVLLAVGHILLMEWLRGQPNEEGVRIDHPTPREVRR, encoded by the coding sequence ATGGACCTGAATCCTCCACGCTCCGATCATGCGCCGGCGCACTCAACCGTGCTCTATGTTGCCCTTCAACTTGCACTGACCGCCCTTCTGGTCTATGCCTGCGGCCGGATCATATTGCCCATTGCTGGAATTCTGCTCTGGTCGGTTATCCTGGCGGTCTTGCTGTATCCGCTGCATCTCCGCCTCGCCGTCCGGCTCGGTAATTTCTGGTCGGCGCTGCTGATCGGGCTGGTCGGCGTTGCGGTGACGTTGGTGCCGCTCATCATGGTGGCGACGTCGGTTGGGTCCACCGTGTATACGCTTTTTTCAAATCTGCAGAACAACAGCCTGACCGTGCCGCCGCCGCCGCCACGGCTCGCCGACGTCCCGTTGGTCGGCCAGAAACTGACCGAGATCTGGACCCTCATCGCCACCAACTTGCCAGTGGCGCTCGCCAACTACGGCCAGATGTTGCGTGGGCCGGCGGCATGGCTGGTGTCGTCCACGGGCGGCTTGGCCGCCAGCGTCTTCTCGTTCATTCTGTCCTTCGCGATCGCCGCCGTGATCGCCGCCTATGGCAAGGGTGCCGCCGCATTCGCTCAGCGCCTGGTGCGAACCGTGATCGGCAGTGAAACGCAGGGAGGCCGGCTGGTTGCGCTGACTGCCGCCACGATACGGGGCGTCGCCCTTGGTGTTGTCGGCGTGGCCATGATCCAGTCGCTGCTCATCGGGGTCGCCTTCTTCGCCATGGGCATTCCAGCAGCCGGCCTTTTGACGCTCGCGACGCTATTCCTGGGAATCGTGCAGGTGCCGGCGACGCTGGTGACACTGCCCGTGGTGGCCTACGTCCTCGCGACCGAAGCAGCGACCCCTGCGATCATCTTCACGGTCTGGACCCTCGCCGCCGGGCTCAGCGACAATGTCCTCAAGCCATTGATGCTCGGCCGGGGACTGGACGTGCCGATGCCGGTCATTCTGATCGGCGTCATCGGCGGCATGCTTGCCGACGGCCTTCTCGGACTGTTCATGGGGCCTGTGCTGCTGGCCGTCGGCCATATCCTGCTCATGGAATGGCTGCGGGGGCAACCGAACGAGGAGGGGGTGCGGATTGACCATCCAACCCCCCGAGAGGTGCGGCGGTGA